The Streptomyces spororaveus genome includes a region encoding these proteins:
- the galE gene encoding UDP-glucose 4-epimerase GalE: MSKYLVTGGAGYVGSVVAAHLLEAGHEVTVLDDLSTGFRAGVPQGAAFIEGRIQDAARHLDSSYEAVLHFAASSQVGESVVNPGKYWENNVGGTLALLAAMRGAGVRKLVFSSTAATYGEPTEGLLTESSVTAPTNPYGASKLAVDHMIAGECVAHGLAAVSLRYFNVAGAYGQFGERHTPETHLIPLVLQVALGERESISVFGEDYPTPDGTCVRDYIHVADLAEAHLAALRVAAGGEHLICNLGNGSGFSVREVVETVRKVTGREIPEVVAPRRAGDPAMLVASARTAHERLGWTPSRSDLTGIITDAWNFARTHAS; the protein is encoded by the coding sequence GTGAGCAAGTACCTGGTAACCGGTGGCGCCGGATACGTCGGCAGCGTCGTCGCGGCCCACCTTCTGGAGGCCGGGCACGAGGTGACCGTCCTCGACGACCTGAGCACGGGGTTTCGCGCCGGGGTCCCGCAGGGCGCCGCCTTCATCGAGGGCCGGATCCAGGACGCCGCCCGCCACCTGGACTCCTCCTACGAGGCGGTGCTGCACTTCGCGGCCTCCTCGCAGGTCGGCGAGTCCGTCGTGAACCCGGGCAAGTACTGGGAGAACAACGTCGGCGGGACGCTGGCCCTGCTGGCCGCGATGCGCGGCGCGGGCGTGCGCAAGCTCGTGTTCTCCTCCACCGCCGCCACCTACGGGGAGCCGACGGAAGGCCTGCTGACCGAGTCCTCGGTGACCGCGCCGACCAACCCGTACGGCGCGTCGAAGCTGGCCGTCGACCACATGATCGCGGGGGAGTGCGTGGCGCACGGCCTGGCCGCGGTGTCCCTGCGCTACTTCAACGTGGCCGGGGCCTACGGGCAGTTCGGCGAGCGCCACACCCCCGAGACGCACCTGATCCCGCTGGTCCTCCAGGTCGCGCTGGGCGAGCGGGAGTCGATCTCGGTGTTCGGCGAGGACTACCCGACCCCGGACGGCACCTGCGTACGCGACTACATCCACGTCGCCGACCTGGCGGAGGCCCACCTGGCCGCCCTGCGGGTCGCCGCCGGCGGGGAGCACCTGATCTGCAACCTCGGCAACGGCAGCGGCTTCTCGGTCCGCGAGGTCGTCGAGACCGTCCGCAAGGTCACCGGCCGGGAGATCCCCGAGGTGGTCGCGCCGCGCCGGGCCGGCGACCCGGCGATGCTCGTCGCCTCCGCGCGCACGGCCCACGAGCGCCTCGGCTGGACCCCGAGCCGCTCGGACCTCACCGGGATCATCACGGACGCGTGGAACTTCGCGCGTACGCACGCCTCCTGA
- a CDS encoding response regulator transcription factor: protein MVRIRVLVVDDHRIFAESLAAALAAEPDVDVSAAGSGPAALRCLERAAAEGRRFDVLLVDADLGAVPGAVPAQRESGSGPPHPGSDGIALVAGVRVTHPGVRTVVLAERDDPRRAALALQAGASGWVAKDCSLSRLLAVIRGVLREETHLPPALLTGVLRELTAARKHRTDSERLVESLTPREHEVLRCMVAGLGRKDVAARLFLSPHTVRTHMQNVLGKLGVHSTLAAVALARRAGVRPADLAGDVVERSGQLA, encoded by the coding sequence GTGGTTCGTATCCGGGTTCTCGTCGTCGACGATCACCGCATCTTCGCCGAATCGCTCGCAGCCGCGCTCGCGGCCGAGCCGGACGTGGACGTGTCCGCGGCCGGCAGCGGCCCCGCCGCGCTGCGCTGCCTCGAACGCGCGGCGGCCGAGGGCCGGCGCTTCGACGTCCTGCTGGTCGACGCCGATCTCGGCGCGGTCCCGGGGGCCGTGCCCGCCCAGCGGGAGTCCGGCTCCGGGCCACCGCATCCCGGCTCGGACGGGATCGCGCTGGTCGCAGGGGTGCGGGTGACCCACCCCGGGGTCCGTACGGTCGTGCTCGCCGAGCGCGACGACCCCCGCCGGGCCGCCCTCGCGCTCCAGGCGGGAGCCTCGGGATGGGTGGCGAAGGACTGCTCGCTCTCCCGGCTGCTGGCCGTGATCCGCGGGGTCCTGCGCGAGGAGACCCACCTGCCGCCCGCCCTGCTCACCGGGGTGCTCCGGGAACTGACGGCGGCGCGCAAGCACCGTACGGACAGCGAACGGCTGGTGGAGTCGCTGACCCCGCGCGAACACGAGGTGCTGCGCTGCATGGTGGCGGGGCTGGGCCGCAAGGACGTGGCGGCGAGGCTGTTCCTGTCCCCGCACACGGTCCGCACGCACATGCAGAACGTGCTGGGCAAGCTCGGGGTGCACTCCACGCTGGCCGCGGTGGCACTGGCCCGGCGGGCCGGCGTACGACCGGCGGACCTAGCCGGGGATGTTGTCGAACGGAGCGGTCAACTGGCGTAG
- a CDS encoding MarR family winged helix-turn-helix transcriptional regulator yields MEDEVDRLVAAWRRERPDLDVEPLEVLSRVSRLARHLDRARRLAFSEHGLEPWEFDVLTSLRRAGAPYQLSPGQLLTQTLVTSGTMTNRIDRLAKKGLVERLPDPSDRRGVLVRLTPEGRDRADQALAGLLAQERAILAQLSQNQRGDLAGLLRQLTAPFDNIPG; encoded by the coding sequence ATGGAGGACGAGGTCGACCGACTGGTGGCGGCATGGCGGCGGGAACGCCCTGACCTCGACGTGGAACCGCTCGAGGTACTGAGCCGCGTCAGCAGGCTCGCGCGCCACCTCGACCGCGCCCGCAGGCTGGCCTTCTCCGAGCACGGCCTGGAGCCGTGGGAGTTCGACGTCCTGACCTCGCTGCGCCGCGCCGGTGCGCCCTACCAGCTCTCCCCCGGCCAGCTGTTGACCCAGACGCTGGTCACCTCGGGCACCATGACCAACCGCATCGACCGGCTCGCCAAGAAGGGCCTCGTCGAACGGCTCCCGGACCCCAGCGACCGCCGGGGGGTCCTGGTGCGACTCACCCCCGAGGGCCGGGACCGCGCCGACCAGGCCCTTGCCGGGCTGCTGGCCCAGGAACGGGCGATCCTGGCCCAGCTCTCCCAGAACCAGCGCGGCGATCTCGCCGGGCTGCTACGCCAGTTGACCGCTCCGTTCGACAACATCCCCGGCTAG
- a CDS encoding trans-aconitate 2-methyltransferase: MYSDTARAGTPTSTAPSAPTWDPQQYLRHSGHRTRPFLDLLTRIPELPHRPARIADLGCGPGNVTTLLTERWPEARVTGFDLSPEMLHRAGEEHAGPTPGGGSLDFRHGDLATWLPEEPYDLIVSNAALQWVPNHPGSFGAWINGLRPGGTFAFQIPGNFTAPSHALLAQQCDTPRWRSRLAGHGARYIHLLEPAEYLARFTELGCEADIWETTYHQLLQGPDPVLDWVKGTALRPVLTALGDDRDAVDAFLTEYRDRLRAAYPTGPRGTVFPFRRIFAVARKEA, from the coding sequence ATGTATTCCGATACCGCGCGCGCCGGGACCCCCACGTCCACCGCGCCATCCGCCCCCACCTGGGATCCCCAGCAGTACCTCCGGCACTCGGGCCACCGCACACGGCCCTTCCTCGACCTGCTCACCCGCATACCCGAGCTCCCCCACCGTCCCGCCCGTATCGCCGACCTCGGCTGCGGCCCCGGCAACGTCACCACCCTCCTCACCGAACGCTGGCCCGAGGCCCGCGTCACCGGTTTCGACCTCTCCCCCGAGATGCTCCACCGCGCCGGGGAGGAGCACGCCGGGCCCACGCCCGGCGGCGGCAGCCTCGACTTCCGCCACGGCGACCTCGCCACCTGGCTGCCCGAGGAGCCCTACGACCTGATCGTCTCCAACGCCGCGCTCCAGTGGGTCCCGAACCACCCCGGCTCCTTCGGTGCCTGGATCAACGGACTGCGCCCCGGCGGCACCTTCGCCTTCCAGATCCCCGGCAACTTCACGGCACCCAGCCACGCCCTCCTCGCGCAGCAGTGCGACACCCCGCGCTGGCGGTCCCGGCTCGCCGGCCACGGCGCCCGTTACATCCACCTCCTCGAACCCGCCGAATACCTCGCCCGGTTCACCGAGCTCGGCTGCGAGGCCGACATCTGGGAGACCACCTACCACCAGCTGCTCCAGGGCCCCGACCCCGTGCTCGACTGGGTCAAGGGCACCGCCCTGCGGCCCGTCCTCACCGCCCTCGGCGACGACCGCGACGCCGTGGACGCCTTCCTCACCGAATACCGCGACCGGCTGCGCGCGGCCTACCCGACCGGCCCGCGCGGCACCGTCTTCCCGTTCCGCCGCATCTTCGCCGTAGCCCGCAAGGAGGCATGA
- a CDS encoding VOC family protein has translation MLTAVDHVQLAAPPDSEDRLRAYYTDVLGMTEIPKPPVLAARGGCWFAAGPVQLHLGVEEDFRPARKAHPGLRVTDIEAYASRLRERGATVVWDDNLPGHRRFYSEDPVGNRLEFLERHHPEPAAPEPCA, from the coding sequence GTGCTGACCGCCGTCGACCACGTACAACTCGCCGCGCCGCCGGACTCGGAGGACCGGCTCCGCGCGTACTACACCGACGTCCTCGGCATGACCGAGATCCCCAAGCCGCCCGTCCTCGCCGCCCGCGGGGGCTGCTGGTTCGCCGCCGGTCCGGTCCAGCTGCACCTCGGCGTCGAAGAGGACTTCCGGCCCGCCCGCAAGGCCCATCCGGGGCTCAGGGTGACCGACATCGAGGCGTACGCGAGCAGACTGCGGGAGCGGGGGGCCACGGTCGTCTGGGACGACAACCTGCCGGGCCACCGCCGCTTCTACTCGGAAGACCCCGTCGGCAACCGGCTCGAATTCCTGGAACGCCACCACCCGGAACCCGCGGCGCCGGAACCCTGCGCCTGA
- a CDS encoding TetR/AcrR family transcriptional regulator, giving the protein MMGGVAIDGSNSSSDKPRRGRRVRMTGAERRQQLLDIGRTLFAEKGFEGTSVEEIAAKAGVSKPVVYEHFGGKEGLYAVVVDREMRQLLDGVTGALTAGHPRELLEQAAFALLDYIESYTDGFRILVRDSPVAQSTGTFASLISDIATQVEDILGLEFKARGFDPKLAPLYAQALVGMVALTGQWWLDVRRPKKAEVAAHLVNLAWHGLDGLESKPQLVGRRKN; this is encoded by the coding sequence ATGATGGGGGGCGTGGCGATCGACGGCAGTAATTCCAGCAGCGACAAGCCCAGGCGCGGCCGCCGGGTACGGATGACGGGCGCGGAGCGGCGCCAGCAACTGCTGGACATCGGCCGGACCCTGTTCGCGGAGAAGGGCTTCGAAGGCACCTCGGTGGAGGAGATCGCGGCGAAGGCCGGGGTGTCCAAGCCGGTGGTGTACGAGCACTTCGGCGGCAAGGAGGGGCTGTACGCGGTCGTCGTGGACCGGGAGATGCGCCAGCTGCTGGACGGGGTGACGGGTGCGCTGACGGCCGGGCACCCGCGGGAGCTGCTGGAGCAGGCGGCGTTCGCGCTGCTGGACTACATCGAGTCGTACACGGACGGTTTCCGGATCCTCGTGCGGGATTCGCCGGTCGCGCAGTCGACGGGCACGTTCGCGTCGCTGATCAGCGATATCGCCACTCAGGTCGAGGACATCCTGGGTCTGGAGTTCAAGGCGCGGGGCTTCGACCCGAAGCTGGCGCCGCTGTACGCGCAGGCGCTGGTCGGGATGGTGGCGCTGACCGGGCAGTGGTGGCTGGACGTGCGCCGGCCCAAGAAGGCGGAGGTGGCGGCGCACCTGGTGAACCTGGCCTGGCACGGGCTGGACGGGCTGGAGTCGAAGCCGCAGCTGGTGGGCCGGCGCAAGAACTGA
- a CDS encoding acyl-CoA desaturase encodes MTTSPDLIEGGSAPSDPSEPSATLGGESKRSIEQIALLLFITVPFVAVLAAVPLAWGWGVSWLDLGLMVFMYFLACHGITIGFHRYFTHGSFKAKRPLRIVLAVMGSMAVEGPLVRWVADHRKHHKFSDHEGDPHSPWRFGETLPALMKGLWWAHIGWLFDEEQTDQQKYAPDLVKDPAIRRISRDFIFWTVFSLAIPPLVGGLVTMSWWGAFTAFFWGSLVRVALLHHVTWSINSICHAVGKRPFKSRDRSGNVWWLAVLSCGESWHNLHHADPTSARHGVLRGQVDSSARLIRWFEQLGWATDVRWPSAARIDARRRENESNAA; translated from the coding sequence ATGACCACCAGTCCCGATCTGATCGAGGGTGGCTCCGCGCCCTCCGACCCGTCCGAGCCGTCCGCGACACTGGGCGGCGAGAGCAAGCGCTCCATCGAGCAGATCGCCCTGCTGCTGTTCATCACCGTGCCCTTCGTGGCCGTGCTGGCGGCGGTGCCGCTGGCGTGGGGCTGGGGGGTGAGCTGGCTGGACCTGGGCCTGATGGTCTTCATGTACTTCCTGGCCTGCCACGGGATTACCATCGGTTTCCACCGCTACTTCACGCACGGGTCCTTCAAGGCGAAGCGGCCGCTGCGGATCGTGCTCGCGGTGATGGGGTCGATGGCGGTGGAGGGTCCGCTGGTGCGCTGGGTGGCGGACCACCGCAAGCACCACAAGTTCTCGGACCACGAGGGTGACCCGCATTCGCCGTGGCGGTTCGGGGAGACGCTGCCGGCCCTGATGAAGGGGCTGTGGTGGGCGCACATCGGGTGGCTGTTCGACGAGGAGCAGACCGATCAGCAGAAGTACGCCCCCGACCTGGTCAAGGACCCGGCGATCCGCCGGATCTCGCGGGACTTCATCTTCTGGACGGTGTTCTCGCTGGCGATCCCGCCGCTGGTGGGCGGCCTGGTGACGATGTCGTGGTGGGGCGCGTTCACGGCGTTCTTCTGGGGGTCCCTGGTGCGGGTCGCGCTGCTGCACCACGTGACGTGGTCGATCAACTCGATCTGCCACGCGGTGGGCAAGCGGCCGTTCAAGTCCCGGGACCGCAGCGGGAACGTGTGGTGGCTGGCGGTGCTGTCGTGCGGGGAGTCCTGGCACAACCTGCACCACGCCGACCCGACGTCGGCGCGGCACGGTGTGCTGCGCGGCCAGGTCGACTCCAGCGCCCGGCTGATCCGCTGGTTCGAGCAGCTGGGCTGGGCGACGGACGTCCGCTGGCCGTCGGCGGCCCGCATCGACGCCCGGCGCAGGGAAAACGAGTCGAACGCGGCATGA